GCCTGGATCAGCCCGCCGGTCCGGTAAACCATGCTCTCGAGGAGATAGGTGCGCACGGCCATCTCGGCGAGTTTCTGCCGCACCAGGCCGAAGGACGCGATGGGGCGGCCGAACTGGTGGCGCTCCGTCGCATAGGCGATCGCCTGGCGGACGGCGCGCTTGGCGGCGCCCGTGGACGCGGTCGCCAGCTTGAGGCGCCCCATGTTGAGGATGTTGAGCGCAACGCGGTGCCCCCCGCCCACCTCCCCGAGGAGGTTCTCCGCCGGCACCCGGGCGTTGTCGAAGAAGAGGCTCGCCGTGGACGAGCCCTTGATGCCCATCTTATGCTCTTCCGGGCCGACCTCCAGGCCTTCCGTCGCGCGGTCGACGATGAAGCCCGTGAACCGCTCGCCGTCGACCTTGGCGTACGTCGTGAACACGTCGGCGAACCCCGCGTTGGTGATGAACTGCTTCGTGCCGGTGAGGCGGTACGCGCGCCCGTCCTCGGCGAGAACCGCGCGCGTGCGGGCGGCCAGGGCGTCCGACCCCGCGGTGGGCTCCGTGAGCGCGTAGGCCCCGACGAGCTCCCCTGCGGCGAGACCGGGCAGGTAGCGGCGCTTCTGATCGTCCGTCCCGAAGTAGACGATCGGCAGCGTCCCGATCACGGTATGGGCGCCGAAGGCCACCGCGAACGACCCGCGGCTCATCGTCTCAGCGACGAGCAGCGACGTGATGAAGTCGAGCCCCGTGCCGCCGTACGCCTCCGGGATGTCGACGCCGAGGAAGCCGAGCGCGCCCAACTCCCGCAGGAGCCGCCGCATCAAAGGATAGTCGTGGGTCTCGAGTTGCGCCGTGCGCGGCTCCACCTCGGCGTCGAGGAACTCCGCGAGGCTGCGGGCCGCCAGCCGGTGCTCCGTCGAGAAATCCTCGGGCGTGAAGGCCTCCCCCGGCGTGGACGCCGTGATGAGGAAACTGCCGCCCGCGGCCACACCCGTCATCTCCATGGCGTCACGCTCCCCCACGAATTCGCCGGCGCCGCGGCGCTACGGACGCTCGAACACGCCGGCCGCGCCCATCCCACCGCCGATGCACATCGTGGCGACGCCGTACCGCGCGCCCCGGCGCGCCAGTTCGTGCAGCATCGTCACCGTGATGCGGGCGCCGCTGCACCCGAGCGGATGCCCGAGCGCGATCGCCCCGCCGTTCGGGTTGAGCCGCGCCTCGTCGAGGTCGAGACGCCGGGCAACCGCGACGGCCTGCGAGGCGAACGCTTCGTTCAACTCGATCACGTCGACGTCTTGCAGGCGCACCCGCGCCTGACGCAGCGCCTTGGGCACCGCCTCGACCGGGCCGATGCCCATGATCTCCGGCGGCACGCCGGCGACGGCGAAGGACCGGAAGATCCCCAGCGGTTTCAGGCGCAGCCGCTCCGCCGTCTCCTCCGACATCACCACCACGGCCGCGGCGCCGTCGCTCGTCTGCGACGAGTTGCCGGCCGTCACCACCCCGTCCTTGGCGAAGACGGGCGGCAGCGCGGCGAGCCGCTCGAGCGAGGTGTCGGCGCGCACGCCCTCGTCCGCCCCAAAGGTCAGCTCGCGTGACGCCGGGCGGCCGTCGCCGTCCTCCCACCGCCGGACCGTGAGCGGCAGAACCTCGTCCGTGAAGCGGCCGGCCGCGATCGCCGCCGCGGCGCGCGCGTGGCTCCGCAGGCTGAACGCGTCCTGGTCCTCCCGCGAGACCTCGAACCGCCGGGCCACGTTCTCGGCGGTAAGCCCCATCGACAGATACACGTCGGGCCACTCGCCCGCGAGGTGCGGATTCGGCGCGTATTTGTTACCGCGCATCGGCACGAGGCTCATGCTCTCGACGCCGCCCGCCACCGCCACGTCCACCTGCCCGGTCATGACCTCGTATGATGCGAGCGCGATCGCCTGCAGGCCGGAGGAGCAGAACCGGTTGATCGTCTGGCCGCAGGTGGTGACCGGCAGTCCCGCCCGCAGCGCCGCCACCCGCGCCATGTTGAGCCCCTGCTCCCCCTCCGGCAGGGCGCAGCCCAGGATTACGTCCTCCACGGCGGCCGGGTCGAGTCCGCTCACGCGGCGGACCGCCTCCCGAATCACCGCCGCGGCCAGCTCATCCGGGCGCGTATCGCGGAGCGCGCCCCGCGGCGCCTTGCCGATGGCGGTTCGGACCGCCGAGACGATCACCGCGTCACGCATCGCCGCACTCCCTTTGTCCGTCCCCTAGCGTGGTTCGCGTCCGCCCTTCGCTAGTTGCGAAGCGGCCGGCCGGTCTGCACCTGGTGCCGCATCCGCTCGCGCGTCTTCGCCTCGCCGAGCAGCCCGAGAAACGCCTCGCGCTCCAGATCGAGCAGGTAGCCTTCGGAAACCGCGGTCCCCTCCGGCACGGCGCCCCCGGCCATCACGTGCGCCAGCCGGCGGCCGACGACCTCGTCGAACGCCGTGATCTGGCCGCCGGCCTTCAAGATGTAGAGCGTTTCGTGCAACGCCGCCCGAATCCGCTCGCCGCCGACGCGAATCCGGTCCGGCAGCGCCGGCCGGTAGCCGAGGCGGACCATCGCCAGCGCGGCGTCCTTGGCATCTTGGATCAACCGTTCGGCGTCCATCGTGATGCCGTCCGCGTCTCTCACGTACCCGAGCCGCCGCGCCTCGAGGGCCGACTGCGAGATCGTCCCCCGCGCAATCGCCTCGAACGCCCACTGGATAAAGGGCAGCAGGTCGGCCGTCACGCCGGGCGGGATGCGTGACTGGGCGCGCCGGACGATTTCCATGGTACCGCCGCCCGCGGGGACGAGGCCGACCTCCGTGTCGACCAGTCCCATGTAGGTCTCGGCGGCGGCCTGCAGGCGGCCGCAGGCCAGGCAGATCTCGCCGCCGGCGGCGAGCGTTCGCCCGCGAGGGGCGGCGACGACCGGTTTCGAGGCCCGGCGCACCCGCCGCGCGAGTTCTTGGAACCGGCGGACCCGCTCATCCACCGCCGCCCAGCGGCCTTCGTCCGCGAGCGACAGCCATTCGCGAAGGCTCGCGCCCGCGCAGAAATCGCGCGCCTGCGTGCCGATCACGAGCGCCTCGAACTCCCCTTCCAGCCTGTCGAGGGCCGATTCCAGCACGCGCAGGGTTTCCAGTGTCACACCGTTCAGGTGCGAGTGGAATTCGACGCAGCCGACGCCGTCGCCGAGGTCGAGCAGCGACGCATCAGGAGTGCGCTCGAGTTCGCGTTCGGTCCGCGCGAGGTCGGCGAGCACGATCGCGCCGGCGGGGGTGGGTACCGGTCGGTACCCGGCGGCCGGCATATCGAAGAACTGACGGCGGCCGCCTTCCGCTCGCCTCCCGGCCGCCACGACATTCGAGCCCGCGTCCCGATAGAAACGCCCGTCTCCGCGCCGGATCACTTCGTCCACCACCGGGGGGATCGCCGCGCCGTCGGCCGCGAGACGCGCGGCGATCTCCGCCGGGCCGAGGGCATCCCAGAGCTCGAACGGACCGAGCTCCCAATGGAAGCCCCACCGCATCGCGCGGTCGACATTGACCACGTCGTCGCTGATCTCCGGCAGCACCCGGGCGGCGTAGGCGAGGGTGCGGTCGAGGAGCTGCCGGACGAACGCGGCGGCCCGGTCGCCGGCTCGAAAAAGCGTGGTGAGCCGCTCACCGATACCGGCGATGCCCGCGACCGCGGCGACGGACGGCAGGTCGGGCGGCCGCAGCGGACGGTACTCCAGGCTGTCGAGGTCCACCACCATCGTGGCGTCGCCGCGCCGCCAGTAGAATCCGCGGCCCGTCTTGGCGCCGAGCCAGCCGCGCTCGACCATGCCGCGCAGCAGCGCCGGAGGATTGAAGACCTCCCGATCCGGGTCGTGAGGCAGGCTCTCGTAGACGTTGCGGCGGACGTGATACGCGGTGTCGAGCCCGACCAGATCGGCGAGGCGGAAGCTGCCGGTGCGCGGCCGGCCGATCAGCGGGCCCGTCAACAGGTCCACTTCTTCGACCGTGTAGCCGCCTTCGAGCGCGAGCTTCCACGCCAGGCACGAAGTGAACGCGCCGATGCGGTTGCCGATGAAATTCGGCGTGTCCTTGGCGGTCACGACGCCCTTGCCGAGCACGCGGCCGATGACGTCGGCGGCGGCCGCGAGGACCTCCGGCAGCGTGTCGGCGGCCGGAATGACTTCGACGAGCCGCATGTAACGGGGAGGGTTGAAGAAGTGCGTGCCGAGAAAATGCCGCCGAAACGCGGGCGAGCGTCCCTCGAGCATGGCGTTGATCGAGAGGCCGCTCGTGTTGGAGCTCACGAGGGCGCCCGGCCGCCCGTGGGCCTCGATTTGGGCCAGGACCGCCCGCTTGGCCGCGAGGTTCTCGACCACCGCCTCGATGATCCAGTCGGACTCCCGGGCGTGGTGCAGGTCGTCCTCGAAGTTTCCGGGCGTCACGAGCGAGGCCAGTTCGGGGGCCATGAACGCGGGCGGCGTGGCGCGGAGCGCCCGTTCCTTGCCGGCGCGCGCGAGACGCGCGCGAACCTCCGGGTGGGCCGGTGTGCGGCCTGCCCGGCGGTCGTCGTCGGTGAGCTCCCGCGGCGCCACGTCGAGCAGCCGGACGGACACGCCGGCGTTCGCAAGGTGCGCCGCGATCGCGCTCCCCATCACCCCCGCGCCGATGACCGTGGCCCGCCGGACGTGCACGCCCGCCTCCCGCCCCGCCCTCAGTGGACCCGGCGCGGCTGTCCGGCCCAGTACTGCTCGCGCAGCTGGCCCTTGAGGATCTTGCCGGTCCCGCCCTTTGGGAGGGCCTCCAGGAACTCCACCGATTTCGGGACCATGAAGCCGGCCAGCCGCTCCCGGCAGAACTGGAGCACGTCGGTCTCCGTGGCCGCGGCCCCCGGCTTGAGGACGACCAACGCTTTCGGCACTTCGCCCCACCGCTCGTCGGGCACGGGAATGACCGCGCACTCGAACACCGCGGGATGGGCGTAGAGTGTGTTCTCGATCTGCACCGACGAAATGTTCTCGCCGCCGCTGATGATGATGTCCTTCTTGCGGTCGACGATGTTGACGTAGCCCTCCGCGTCGAGGGTGGCCATGTCGCCGGTGTGAAACCACCCGTCGCGAATGGCGGCGGCGGTCGCCTCCGGATCCTTGAAGTACCGGTCCATCACGACATTGCTGCGGGCCACGATCTCCCCGACCGTCTCGCCGTCGGCCGGCACGTCGCGCCCGTTCTCATCCATGACGCGAACCTCGACGCCGAGAATCGGGTACCCGGTCCGCGTCCGCCGCTCGAGCTGCCGCTCGGGCGGCTCGTGCTGCAGATGGGTCTTGGGCCGCGCCAGCGTCAGCACCGGACTCGTCTCGGTCAGGCCGTAGCCGACGAACGCCTCGCACCCGAATTTGTCCAGCATCGCCGCAACGAGCGCGGGCGCCGGCGGCGCGCCGCCGCTCATCAGCAGCCGGAGGCTGCGCAGATCGTACTTCCCGAACTCCGGGTGGTTGACGAGCGCGTTGAAGATGGCCGGCACCGCGTACAAGTCGGTCACCCGCTCGGCCTGGACGAGACGGAAGATCTCGACGGGATCGATCTTGCGGAGCAGCACGTGCGTGCCGCCGATGCCGGTGATCGTGTGCGGGGCGCCCCACCCGTTCACGTGGAACATCGGCACGACGTGCAGGTGCACCGTCGCGTCGCCGAGCCGCTTGGAGATGATGCAGTACAGGGCGTGCAGGTAGAGCGACCGATGGGTGAGGGCGACCCCCTTCGGCCGGCCCGTCGTGCCGCTGGTGTAGAAAAGTTCGGCCACGCTGTTCTCATCGACGTCCGGGTCGACGCTGATCGGCGCGGCCCTCCCGAGCAGCGTCTCGTACTCGGCCGCGCCGGGCGGCGGCGGCCCGTCCGGCTCCAGGACCACCAAGTGCTTCACCGTCTCGAGGCCGGGCCGCATCGTCGCAACCATCGGGGCGAAGTCTTTATGGAAGAACAGCGCGCGGCTCTCGGCGTGGTTGAGCACGTACGCGATGTCGTTCGGATGCAGGCGGATGTTGATCGGGTTGAGCACCGCGCCGGCCTGCAGCACGCCGTAGTACGCCTCGAGCAGATGGTGCGTGTTGTAGGTCAGGAAGGACACGACGTCGCCGGGGCGGACCCCCTGATCTCGAAGCGCCGCGGCGAGCCGGCGCGAGCGTTCGCCGAACTCGGCGTACGTGAAGCGCTTCTCGCCGTCGATCACCCCCACCTTGCCGCCGAAGAGCGTCTCCGCGCGGCGGCGGAATTCCAGCGGTGTGAGCGGGACATGCATGGCTCTGACCTCCCATCACCGGACCTGCACACCTAGTATTGGGTGTGAGGAGACGCGTTACCCTCCGGAGAAGGTGTGACACTCCCGGCCGCCCCGGCCACACAGGCAACACGTCCGTCCCCGCGCCGGCGCGGGCGAACGCCGACGAACAGGAGATCCGAATCCGAGGAGGGCGATCATGCTGAAAGAGTTCCGGGAATTTGCGATGCGCGGGAGCTTGCTCGACTTGGCAATCGGGATCGTCATCGGCACCGCGTTCGGCCGGATCATCTCATCGCTCGTGAGCGACATCATCATGCCGCCGATCGGCCTGGCGCTCGGCGGCCTGGACTTCGCGAACCTGTTTGTCACGCTGAAAGGAGGTCCGTTCCCCTCGGTCGCGGCGGCCAAAGCGGCGGGGGCGCCCACGATCAACTACGGCGTCTTCATCAACACGATCGTCGACTTCGTCATCGTGGCCTTCGTGATGTTCCTGGTCATCCGGCAGGTCAACCGGATGCGGCGGCAGCCCGAGGTCGCGCCCACGACCAAGTCGTGCCCGTACTGCGTGTCGACGATCCCGCTCAAAGCCGTCCGGTGTCCACACTGCACCTCCGACCTCAAGGCGGCGTAGCCGGACGGTCTCGTCCGCGATATGAGTTCGCCGCCGGGCGGCGAATGCTAAACGGCGGCACACCTTAGGGGGGCGGATGGGGATGAGACGGCTCTGCGGCATCCGGGCGGCGCGTACCGCCGCCGCGATCGTTGTCTCCGCCCTCTGCGCCCTCGCCGGACGGCCGGCCGCCGCGGTTTCCGCCGAGCCGGCAACCGTGACGGGCGTCACGACACGAATGGAGGGCCGCGAGCTCCAGGTCGTGATCCGGGCGTCGGCGGCCGTCCACTACGAGGTGCAGCCGGTTCGACCGGCCTGGATCGTCGTCGACATCCTGAACGCGCGGCTCGGGTTCCGGGCGGGCACCGTGCACCCCGCGGAGGGTGTGATCCAACAAATCCGGGCAGGTCAGTTCACACCGGATGTCGTGCGGGTGGTGGTGGAGTGCGTCGCGCCCGTTCGCTTCCGCGTCGCGGCGGCCGACGAGGAGAGCGCGGTCATTGTCGCCATCCCCGACGGTGCCGGTCGGCCGGCCGCCGCCCCGGCGGGACAGCGGAGCGGCGCGACGACGATCGTTCCCGGCCGGAGCATCGGCACCGTCCGTCTCGGAATGACGCTGCCGGACGTCGTCGCGGCGCTTGGACGCGCCACGAACACGGCGGAACGGCCCGGCGTCGGCGTGGACTACACCTGGTATGCGGCCCCGGTGGAATCGGGCCTCGGTGTCCGCGCGACGGGCGCGGGCATCGTCCGCCGGATCTGGGTGATCGAGGACCCCGCCTATCGGACGCGGGAAGGGCTGCACACGGGCAGCACGGAGGCCGACGTCCGGGCGGTGTTCGGCGCGCCCTCGTGGACGGTCGCCGTCGCCTCTCAGGAAAAATCCATCACGCTGATGTATGAGCGGCTCGGCGCGTGGTTCGGCGTACGGCCGAGTGCCGTGAACGGGGACCGTAACACCGTGTTTCGCATCGATGTGATAGAGCCGTCGTCCTCAGGCACGCCGCGGAGCGGTCCCTAACCCGCGCGCGCCGGCCGCTCAGCTTACGGCATGCGATACGCGGTGAGCTCCGCCGGGAGACCAATCTCCTCAAGGCCGCGCACGACAGACGCGGCCTGACGGCGCGTTCGATACGGCGGGGTCACCACTTCGGAAAGCTCGCCGCGGGGCACGACGTCCACGATGTACCCTTTCCGCCGAACCAGGTGCATCATCCGCTGCGCGCTGGCGGCGCTCGCGAAGCTTCCGACGGTCGCCGCGTACTTGACCACGGGCCGCCGGCGCGCCGTTCGCTGAGCCGGAGGGGTCGCTCGCGGCGTCGCGGGCGGCGCCGGCTCAGCCTCGGCGGGCGGCACAACGACGTTCGCCAGCGCGGCGGCCAGAGGTTTGGGAAACGTGGCGGAGGCCTGTCCCGCGCTCCGGTCCGGACGCGGCCACAGGGTCAGGCCGCCCGGGCCGCGAACGGCGCCGGTGGCCACTATAATGAAGGCCGCGGCGACCGCGACGGCGACCGGGCCGATGACGCGCCGGAAACCCGGTTCGATTCGGATCAGCCCGGTCTGTGGCTCCGAGCGGATATTGGCGACGGCGTCCCACATGCGGAAATACTGGCGCGTACGGCGCATTTCGTGCAGGGAACGAACCCCCGCTTGAAACGCGGCGATTTCGTCGTCGATATCCTCGTCGATCCGGCACCAGACATCGCGCCAGGCGTACTGTTCGATCCTCGCCGCATCCGCGGGACCGGTAAGCATGACGTTCCTCTGGTCGAAGAGGTACCAGACCCCGTCGACCTCCCGTGCCCAATATCCGTCGGGCAGCGACAGGTGTTGGCGACCTTCCATCAGCGTACGCTCCCCCCTATCCCCCCGCTATTCCTTGTGCCCTGATGGCCGCGCGAAAGGACATGCATCGGGAACCTGTGTTCGGCAGGAGCGCCTTGGTCATGGACGCCTGAGGAATCTCGAGTAGAAAGCCGCGAACACCAAGACAATGCCAATATTCACTGTCAGCCGCTCCCAGAATCGGGTTCTGAAGAACATGAAATCTACGCCGACTATGACGGCTGCCATCACCACCACGTAAAACACGACAGGTACCTGTCTGCCCATTCCTCGCCACGCTTTGATTAACAAGGCTTTGGGGTCTTTGGTCGGGGCGGCCCGATTTGAACGGGCGACCTTCTGCTCCCAAAGTGTGCTCCGACCATTCTATCGAACAGCGCAGAAACGTAGGCGGGACGCGGAAACGCTTGTCCCACTTGCGTCCGTGACCGCCGCGACCTTTCGAGTCGCTTTGGGTTGTTCGGTATCGTTTCGGGAGATTCCGCCTCGGCAAGGCACCAGGAAGGCACCAGAACAGCGTGCCGCCGAGCGGTAAGAAAATAGGACGGTCCTACGCGCTTGTGCGTTCATGCGTGGCGGAAGGCCGAAACGAACCAGGAGGCCGCCCCCGTCGGAGCGGCCCTCCCCCGCGCAAGTCTTACCGCACGGTAAACTCGGTCTGCAACGTTCCCTTTCGATCCCCCGTCGCGCACACGACCTCGAGTTGCCGTGTTTCCATAACATGGCCTTTGCCGCTGCTCGCCGCGGTCTTCCATGACCACCGAACGAGGCCGTCGCTCCCCGCTTTGCGGGCCGCTAAGTTGAAGTTGATCCCTTTTGTGATCGCGTGCGCTTGGCACATGGCACCGGCTTCAGTCTGAACCACGAGAGTCTCCTGCTCGCCGTACCCGATGGGAGAGACGATTGAGACGAGTTTGACTGTAAGGTCTTCCGCCAAGGCCGTGATGCATGTCGTTCCGACTACTGCCGAGATCAATATCGTATTGAGCGCGAGCAGACGCAATGAGCGCATAAACACCCCCCAAGAAAGAGTCTTGGAACCAAGGTCCTTGCCGCTGGATTCCTTGACGATTCTTTGATAACTTGCCGCACCCCTTCTCTACGGGCCGGACAGCGCGCCGCCCGAGCATGCCGTCCGCCTGGGCGGACACCTGTCCGACATGCCGGATAAGGAAGGCCATCGTTGCCGCCAGCAGCCGCAACGCATACAATGCCCTCAATGGCGGTTGAGAGCAACGCGGGAACAACGCCTCGGCCCGGAGGAGCGACCGGCAAGGGCTTCGTGCCGGGGCAGTCCGGCAACCCCGGCGGTCGGCCGCGAGGGCTGGCCCGGATGGTCCGTGAGGCAGTGTCCGACGGCGCTGATGTGGTCGCGCTGATGACGGCCGTTCTCAAAGGCGACCGCAAGGCCCTGGGCGTCAGGACAGTCTCGCTCAAGGACAGGATGCAGGCGGCCGAATGGCTGGCCGAACGAGGCTTCGGCAAGACGATTCCCGTCGTGGACCTTCCCGAGGAACGGCCGCAAGTTTCGTTTGAGGACCAGTTGCAAGCGTGGATGGAGCAACTGCCCCCGGCGCTGCGCGAGCCGCTCGCACGGGAACTCGACGCCCAGTTCTATGCGGCTATAGACGCGGAGGTCGCGAAGGCGGAAGCGGCAGTGCGCGCCAACCTGCCGGGACCACCGATTGATATTCGGGACTTCGTAGTCGCGCACCGAGCGGATTGTCTGACCATCCCAGGTGTTCGGGATGTCACGTTATCTGACTCGTACGACATCATCTTGGAGGTCGATGCCGAAGTCCCCGACGATAGATTGATGTGGATAGAGCGCGAGGCTTGTAAACGTTTGCGACATCCCGTGGTAACGAAGAGGAGGTCACGTTGAAGGGCGTCTTCTGGGCGCTTGCCACCATCTATACAGGGACGCCTGAATGGTGGCGTGGCTCTCGGGTGGGCGAGGAGGCCCGATCGGACCGTCACGCCACCCTGCCCGTTGTCGATCACCGTCCCGACGATCGCTCCGCTCCGATAGATCGAGTACG
This window of the bacterium genome carries:
- the mscL gene encoding large conductance mechanosensitive channel protein MscL; this encodes MLKEFREFAMRGSLLDLAIGIVIGTAFGRIISSLVSDIIMPPIGLALGGLDFANLFVTLKGGPFPSVAAAKAAGAPTINYGVFINTIVDFVIVAFVMFLVIRQVNRMRRQPEVAPTTKSCPYCVSTIPLKAVRCPHCTSDLKAA
- a CDS encoding AMIN domain-containing protein, yielding MRRLCGIRAARTAAAIVVSALCALAGRPAAAVSAEPATVTGVTTRMEGRELQVVIRASAAVHYEVQPVRPAWIVVDILNARLGFRAGTVHPAEGVIQQIRAGQFTPDVVRVVVECVAPVRFRVAAADEESAVIVAIPDGAGRPAAAPAGQRSGATTIVPGRSIGTVRLGMTLPDVVAALGRATNTAERPGVGVDYTWYAAPVESGLGVRATGAGIVRRIWVIEDPAYRTREGLHTGSTEADVRAVFGAPSWTVAVASQEKSITLMYERLGAWFGVRPSAVNGDRNTVFRIDVIEPSSSGTPRSGP
- a CDS encoding DUF5681 domain-containing protein, with protein sequence MAVESNAGTTPRPGGATGKGFVPGQSGNPGGRPRGLARMVREAVSDGADVVALMTAVLKGDRKALGVRTVSLKDRMQAAEWLAERGFGKTIPVVDLPEERPQVSFEDQLQAWMEQLPPALREPLARELDAQFYAAIDAEVAKAEAAVRANLPGPPIDIRDFVVAHRADCLTIPGVRDVTLSDSYDIILEVDAEVPDDRLMWIEREACKRLRHPVVTKRRSR
- a CDS encoding acyl-CoA dehydrogenase family protein, with protein sequence MEMTGVAAGGSFLITASTPGEAFTPEDFSTEHRLAARSLAEFLDAEVEPRTAQLETHDYPLMRRLLRELGALGFLGVDIPEAYGGTGLDFITSLLVAETMSRGSFAVAFGAHTVIGTLPIVYFGTDDQKRRYLPGLAAGELVGAYALTEPTAGSDALAARTRAVLAEDGRAYRLTGTKQFITNAGFADVFTTYAKVDGERFTGFIVDRATEGLEVGPEEHKMGIKGSSTASLFFDNARVPAENLLGEVGGGHRVALNILNMGRLKLATASTGAAKRAVRQAIAYATERHQFGRPIASFGLVRQKLAEMAVRTYLLESMVYRTGGLIQAGRQTADTPVRSVEEYAVECAIDKVYGSEAAGFVMDELVQVYGGYGFIEDYPAARAYRDARISRIYEGTNEINRLLITSMLLRRAQRGRLPLLEACRAAVDATMGDAAPPGRPGDPGPLADAWTQVERAKQACLAVAGIAAARYGDALAEQQEVLARIADLIIEIFAMESGLLRARRATGPGRPEDGKGDLVRAGVADGVARVEGWCRQILAAAGAGEALRGQLGAVHRLLGDVPPDGIALRRRIAERLLDAGTYVA
- a CDS encoding thiolase family protein, translated to MRDAVIVSAVRTAIGKAPRGALRDTRPDELAAAVIREAVRRVSGLDPAAVEDVILGCALPEGEQGLNMARVAALRAGLPVTTCGQTINRFCSSGLQAIALASYEVMTGQVDVAVAGGVESMSLVPMRGNKYAPNPHLAGEWPDVYLSMGLTAENVARRFEVSREDQDAFSLRSHARAAAAIAAGRFTDEVLPLTVRRWEDGDGRPASRELTFGADEGVRADTSLERLAALPPVFAKDGVVTAGNSSQTSDGAAAVVVMSEETAERLRLKPLGIFRSFAVAGVPPEIMGIGPVEAVPKALRQARVRLQDVDVIELNEAFASQAVAVARRLDLDEARLNPNGGAIALGHPLGCSGARITVTMLHELARRGARYGVATMCIGGGMGAAGVFERP
- a CDS encoding fatty acid--CoA ligase is translated as MHVPLTPLEFRRRAETLFGGKVGVIDGEKRFTYAEFGERSRRLAAALRDQGVRPGDVVSFLTYNTHHLLEAYYGVLQAGAVLNPINIRLHPNDIAYVLNHAESRALFFHKDFAPMVATMRPGLETVKHLVVLEPDGPPPPGAAEYETLLGRAAPISVDPDVDENSVAELFYTSGTTGRPKGVALTHRSLYLHALYCIISKRLGDATVHLHVVPMFHVNGWGAPHTITGIGGTHVLLRKIDPVEIFRLVQAERVTDLYAVPAIFNALVNHPEFGKYDLRSLRLLMSGGAPPAPALVAAMLDKFGCEAFVGYGLTETSPVLTLARPKTHLQHEPPERQLERRTRTGYPILGVEVRVMDENGRDVPADGETVGEIVARSNVVMDRYFKDPEATAAAIRDGWFHTGDMATLDAEGYVNIVDRKKDIIISGGENISSVQIENTLYAHPAVFECAVIPVPDERWGEVPKALVVLKPGAAATETDVLQFCRERLAGFMVPKSVEFLEALPKGGTGKILKGQLREQYWAGQPRRVH
- a CDS encoding 3-hydroxyacyl-CoA dehydrogenase/enoyl-CoA hydratase family protein; protein product: MHVRRATVIGAGVMGSAIAAHLANAGVSVRLLDVAPRELTDDDRRAGRTPAHPEVRARLARAGKERALRATPPAFMAPELASLVTPGNFEDDLHHARESDWIIEAVVENLAAKRAVLAQIEAHGRPGALVSSNTSGLSINAMLEGRSPAFRRHFLGTHFFNPPRYMRLVEVIPAADTLPEVLAAAADVIGRVLGKGVVTAKDTPNFIGNRIGAFTSCLAWKLALEGGYTVEEVDLLTGPLIGRPRTGSFRLADLVGLDTAYHVRRNVYESLPHDPDREVFNPPALLRGMVERGWLGAKTGRGFYWRRGDATMVVDLDSLEYRPLRPPDLPSVAAVAGIAGIGERLTTLFRAGDRAAAFVRQLLDRTLAYAARVLPEISDDVVNVDRAMRWGFHWELGPFELWDALGPAEIAARLAADGAAIPPVVDEVIRRGDGRFYRDAGSNVVAAGRRAEGGRRQFFDMPAAGYRPVPTPAGAIVLADLARTERELERTPDASLLDLGDGVGCVEFHSHLNGVTLETLRVLESALDRLEGEFEALVIGTQARDFCAGASLREWLSLADEGRWAAVDERVRRFQELARRVRRASKPVVAAPRGRTLAAGGEICLACGRLQAAAETYMGLVDTEVGLVPAGGGTMEIVRRAQSRIPPGVTADLLPFIQWAFEAIARGTISQSALEARRLGYVRDADGITMDAERLIQDAKDAALAMVRLGYRPALPDRIRVGGERIRAALHETLYILKAGGQITAFDEVVGRRLAHVMAGGAVPEGTAVSEGYLLDLEREAFLGLLGEAKTRERMRHQVQTGRPLRN